The sequence below is a genomic window from Haloferax mediterranei ATCC 33500.
GATGCTTCTCGTTTCCGTCCTCGTAGCTGGTGTCGGAATCATTCAGTATCAACAGACGGCATCCAGCATCGACGAAGACGCCCGCGCCGACCTCCTGACCGAGGCAGAACGCGAGGCACTGCAAGTCAATTCGTGGTTCGAAGAACGCGAACGGCTCGCGAGTATCGTCGCTGCCGACCCGTCGGCGGGGAGTACCCTCGGGGACCGTTCCTCTACGGCGCTCACGCAGGCGAAGACCGATATGCCCGACGACGTCGCGGCGTTGCACTTCGTGAACACCGAAACGACCACCGTCATTGGGTCGTCAGAAGACGGTGCTGTCGGTACACCGCTGTTCGAGAACGGAACGCTCCCGCTCCCAGACCGCGCCGACCTCTCTGATGAGGGCGTCGAGCGAACCACGGTTTTCGTCAAGGACGGCGTCGCCTACATGGGCTTTGTCGCGCCGCTTCCCTCCCTCGAACCCCACGCAATCGTCCTCGTGGCCGAAGCATCGTCGCTCGGGACCGCACTCGACGGAAATCGACTCGACGGTGGATTCGCCCAACTCGTGACGAAAAACGGGACCGTCCTGTACGACGGTGGCGGCGGCCAATCGAACGTCGCATACCCCGCAACGAATTCTGACTCCCTCAGCGATGCGTTCGCCGGTGAAGTTGGCGTCTCGCGTCTTTCGCCGGTTGAGGGGTTCATCTCTTCGCCACATGTCGTCGCGCACGTCCCGGTTTACGGTGGTGACGTGCTTCTCCTGCACGCGCCCGCAAGCAGCGTCTTCGCACTCTCTCGGAGCGTCGGATTCCAGATTGCGACGCTTCTGTTCCTCTTTATGCTCGGGCTCGGCGCGTTCGCATTCATCATCCGCGGCAACACCGCAGTTCCGCTCGTCAACCTCGAATCGACCGTCTCCGAACTCCGCAAGGGGGACCTCGACGTGGAACTCGAAACGACCCGCGACGACGAATTCGGACAGGTCGTCCGCGGCATCGACAACCTCCGAAACGACCTCCGTGACCAACGCGCCGACGCCGGTGAGTACAGCGAAGCGATGACTCGGGCGGCGGACGGCGACCTCAGAGTTCGCCTTCCGACCGATTCGAACAGCCAAGATATGGCGCTTGTCGCGGAGGCATACAACGAAATGATGGACGATATCGAACAGACCGTCGGAACGGTCAAAGCATTCGGTGAAGACGTGACAACGCTCGCTAATCGCGTTGCCTCGCGGGCCGACGATGTCTCGTCCGCAAGCGAGGAAGTATCGGGGTCCATCCAGCAGATTTCCGACGGTGCAAGCGAGCAAACGGAGAATCTGATGGCCGCCGCCGACGAGATAAACGACCTCTCAGCGTCGATTCAACAGATTGCTTCGTCCGCGGACGAACTCGTGCGCCTGACCGAGGAAGCGGAGGCCCGCTCGCGTGACGGCCAGTCCGCCGCTACCGACGCCCTCGACGATATCGACGCAGTTCGGTCGGAAACCGAAGCGACCGTCACCGAAGTCAACGAACTGGACGACCGCCTCGAACAGATCGAGCAAATCGTCGAAGTCATCACGGAAATCGCGGAACAGACGGATATCCTCGCGCTCAACGCGAACATCGAAGCAGCCCGCGCAGGCGAGGCCGGCGAAGGATTCGCTGTCGTCTCCAACGAGGTCAAGCAGTTGGCACAGGAGACGAAGTCCTCCGCCGCGGACATCGAAGCACTCGTCGAAGAAATCGAAAGCCAGCGCGATGCCGTTGTCACTCGCATCGAACGGATGCGCGACCAGGTCGAAGAGAGCGCAACCTCGGTCGACGAGGCGCTTGCGTCCTTCGACGGCATCGTCGAGCGCGTCGAAGACACGACTGCGAGCGTCCACGAGATTTCTGACGCGACGAGCAGCCAGGCGGATTCTTCACAGGAGGTGCTGTCGATGACCGACGAGATTGCGGGTATCTCCGAGGAGACAACCGCCGAAGCGCAGAACGTCTCCGCCGCCGCCGAACAGCAGACCGCTGCACTCGACGGTGTCAATCAGGACGTACGCGAACTCTCGACGAACGTCAACCACCTCGACGAACTCCTCGACGCCTTCGAGGTCGGAGACGAATCCGACGTCTCGTCAACGGGGAACAAAAACGGCGTCTCGTCAACGGGGAACGAAACCGACATCGGGCCGACAACAGACGACGTACGCTCCGCCGACGATGAAGCGCCGACACAGCAGTCCGAACCCACTTCCAAACTGTCTCACGAGCAGGCAGAGTCAGTCGCGGACGACTGACCATGCGCGTGGACGAAATCATGACCGAAGCGGTGGCAACCGTCGGCTTGGATGCCAGTATCGCCGACTGCGCGCGGACCATGCTTCGGGAGGGTGCGGGGAGCGTCGTCGTGACGACGGACGACCGCCCCGTCGGTATCGTCACCGAGTCCGATGCTCTCCAAGCGGGTGTCGCGGCTGGCAAACCGCTGTCAGCGATTCCGGCGCGTTCGACCATGTCGAACCCAATCAAGTGGGTCCGGCCGGATTCGACAACTCGCGTCGCCGCCGAGAAGATGCGCGACCAGCACGTGAAGAAACTCGTCGTCGTCGACGGCGCGGATATGGTCGGCATCGTGACGGCGACCGACATCGCGTTTCACCTCTCCGATGTCGCCCGAGGCATCGGTGAGATGGTCGAACTGAAAGACAAGTGGGAATCCGACCGACGGTTCCGATAGTCGCAGGTCGTCGTTCACTCTTCGGTTGCGGTCTCGTTACTGTTTGCCCGGCGAAGAATTGATACTATCTTCTCTCTTCTAATTCGTAACAAGTGCGCGAGAGAATAGCGTCGGTTCGGACCCGCATTCGGACGGGACTCGAACGGGCCTTCGCGGCGGAACACACCCCGCACGAGATTGCCGCGAGCTTTGCGTTTGGCGTGTTTATCGTGGCGATGCCGACCGCGGGAACTGCATTCGCGCTGTTCGCACTCGTCGCGTACTTCGTCAACCGGGCGAGCAAACTCGCGCTCGCCGCCACGCTCGTCGTGTTCAACCCGCCGGTCAAGTGGGCCGTCTACGGCGCGAGCTTTTGGCTCGGGTCGTACCTGCTCGGGCCGGTCCCCGGTGTGTCCCTCTCCGACGTCTCGCTCACCGCCGGTATCGACATCGTCCTCCGACAACTGCTCGGAAACACGATTCTCGCCGTCGCCATGGCGCTCGTCGGCTATATGATTGTGTTGCAGCTTGCGCAGTTTCATCGGCGGCGAAAAGAAGTGGGTACGAATGAGTCGTGGGTAGATATTTTCTCGTGACAATATAATTTAGATTTGAACCTCGCCGAGACGTGCTCGCTCACGTTGTTCGCTGTGCGCGACTCGTCTGGTTCAAATCCGCCGTGACCATTTTCGATTCCACGGACTCCTCGCTCTGCTCACTACGTTCGCTCCGCTCGTCGTTGCGAGGAATCAGAAAATGGGTTGGGGCAGATTTGAACTGCCGGCCTC
It includes:
- a CDS encoding methyl-accepting chemotaxis protein, producing the protein MADTIVEEAERRLPDAITESYIRRLVSAMLLVSVLVAGVGIIQYQQTASSIDEDARADLLTEAEREALQVNSWFEERERLASIVAADPSAGSTLGDRSSTALTQAKTDMPDDVAALHFVNTETTTVIGSSEDGAVGTPLFENGTLPLPDRADLSDEGVERTTVFVKDGVAYMGFVAPLPSLEPHAIVLVAEASSLGTALDGNRLDGGFAQLVTKNGTVLYDGGGGQSNVAYPATNSDSLSDAFAGEVGVSRLSPVEGFISSPHVVAHVPVYGGDVLLLHAPASSVFALSRSVGFQIATLLFLFMLGLGAFAFIIRGNTAVPLVNLESTVSELRKGDLDVELETTRDDEFGQVVRGIDNLRNDLRDQRADAGEYSEAMTRAADGDLRVRLPTDSNSQDMALVAEAYNEMMDDIEQTVGTVKAFGEDVTTLANRVASRADDVSSASEEVSGSIQQISDGASEQTENLMAAADEINDLSASIQQIASSADELVRLTEEAEARSRDGQSAATDALDDIDAVRSETEATVTEVNELDDRLEQIEQIVEVITEIAEQTDILALNANIEAARAGEAGEGFAVVSNEVKQLAQETKSSAADIEALVEEIESQRDAVVTRIERMRDQVEESATSVDEALASFDGIVERVEDTTASVHEISDATSSQADSSQEVLSMTDEIAGISEETTAEAQNVSAAAEQQTAALDGVNQDVRELSTNVNHLDELLDAFEVGDESDVSSTGNKNGVSSTGNETDIGPTTDDVRSADDEAPTQQSEPTSKLSHEQAESVADD
- a CDS encoding DUF2062 domain-containing protein, whose amino-acid sequence is MRERIASVRTRIRTGLERAFAAEHTPHEIAASFAFGVFIVAMPTAGTAFALFALVAYFVNRASKLALAATLVVFNPPVKWAVYGASFWLGSYLLGPVPGVSLSDVSLTAGIDIVLRQLLGNTILAVAMALVGYMIVLQLAQFHRRRKEVGTNESWVDIFS
- a CDS encoding CBS domain-containing protein, whose translation is MRVDEIMTEAVATVGLDASIADCARTMLREGAGSVVVTTDDRPVGIVTESDALQAGVAAGKPLSAIPARSTMSNPIKWVRPDSTTRVAAEKMRDQHVKKLVVVDGADMVGIVTATDIAFHLSDVARGIGEMVELKDKWESDRRFR